Below is a genomic region from Vitis riparia cultivar Riparia Gloire de Montpellier isolate 1030 chromosome 16, EGFV_Vit.rip_1.0, whole genome shotgun sequence.
ATCACTCAAGTAGTTTAAGCTCAGCATCATCAATTGAAGAGGAAGATATCAAGTTAAAAATTgaaagagttttaaaaagtaaagattGGTTATGTTATTACTTCAATCATTAAGTGACTCATTCATTAATAAGCAACAAATCTCTACATCATCATTTATAGGTTCACTTTTCATTTAAAAGCTTTCAAACCGTTCATCTAGCATATATTATGAACTAATGCAACTAGAAAACCATGGATTTATTTCTCCATGTCATAAGTTTTAGGAAAAATGGTGGTTTGTTAATAGTAAACATTTAAATGTTGAAGAGAAAATGATAATGTTTATAATGATTATTAGTCataatatttgaaatcaattaATTAAGAATAGATTCTAACACTCCATTCAAATAATTCACAAATGCTTCCATGAGATTTTAGTGGCTATGGTGAAGTTCTCAAAAGAGATGATTACTCTTCCATCATTCAATGATAGTTCAAATGGTATCTCTAATCATTAACTAAGGCAAAATTTTaaggtatattattttttattagtaattattcatatcatatttttttttatcctcatataaaataattatttatattttaaaaaattattgtcatGTAGGTTGTTGGTGCAATTGATGGAACTCTTATTCATGCATGGATTCTTTATGATCAACAAGACCATATTGAGGTTGTGGGAAAAGAGAATGTTTTCATAATGTTATGGTAGGTTGTAATTTTGATATGATCTTTAGGTATGTTGTTGTTGGAAGGGAAGAAATAGTCCATAATTCAAGGATTTTGACTAAAACTATTCACAACCCGTAACATAATTTTCCAATGCCTCTactaagtaattttttttattcattttatttaacatgATTTGTGTTTATTCACAATACTAATCAACTTAatgcttatatttttttagataaataatattttgtagatATAATATATACACACAGTTGGGGTTTCATGACACCATATTGTAACGTACACTATTGGTTGAATGATTTTTGTATATAGTAGTATTGGTTGAGCTATAAGAAAAGAGGAGATATTCAACCAATATTATGCTTTCGGTGTTCTTGAAGCATGTTTTCCAATATTGAAGAGAATGACACCGTATTTGTTTactaatcaaacaaaaattgtcATGACATGTTTTTCCATTATTCACAATTTTCTTTGGAAAATTTTAGTTGCTGGTAGGTTACTTTTTGAATATAACAATGAAGTGGTTGAATTGGAAAGTGACAATAACTTTTTTCTAACATCTAATCAAGTATTCATGCAACAACTTGACCAAATTGCAAATaaactttttcaaatatttaattaattaatttgtcaTTTTGTAGCTTTTACCATAGTAAGAAATGTGATTTTTATTTGGATATAGTACAAAATACAAtgtatttgaatatttgaaaatatgtaatgtctttaatattatttaggTTTTACCaatctattctttttatttatttatttattccaaattattagctttaaaaaatttattgtcaaattgaaatatgttaaattactttttgatcaaatgagaattaatataaaaattaattttcttaatgcATTAAGATGTTTACTTTTGGAATAtaacaaacaaacaacttaatacttaaaaaaaaattaaataattaatttaatacttaatactattaatttGTGTttagaatcaaattaaattatattccaCTTATACttaagtcaaaaaaacaaatgtggcCTTAGTCAAGAGCGTGGATAACCTCACAGCAGTGTGTTCCTTTACCTATAGGGTTCTTTCCTGTTCAAAAATCAAGCAAATCCTCGAAGTCAGCTGCTAATTAATTTGTGATTCAACTAATAATTTGAAGATTGATACATTCTAGTAATGGTCAGTTCCCTCAGAAACATGggaattattataattaattcttATTACAAGTTAATGATTGTGAAAATCCCATTTCCAGTTCCCATGAAGGTCTTACAAGAATATAGAACAAACGAAAGAAATAAACAAGCAGCAAATTGGACTTCATACATGCGGTGTTGGACATCATCATAGACCAGACCTGAACGGGACACCAGTGGCCGGTAACCATGACTGGCCAGCTATAAAGTTGGCGACACTGAACTTGGAAGCTTCAGTTGCACTGGTTATAACCCGATAGCCTCGCCACTTCACCCTCCCACTGGTCGATGAACCAGGCCCGAAATTCTTATACTCGCCATAGTACAAAGTATTCAGGGCAAAGTTTCCATCCCATTCCAACCAGCCTGCAGAGTCCACCAAGGTATCAAGGTAAGTTCCAAGGTAAACAGTCCGTGAGTACTCCTTCCATGGCCGTCCCAAGAAGGTCTTGAAGGAACTCAGCACCGGTTTAAGGTCGGTTGCAGCCATGACACGGCTGTTATGGATGGATATCCCGGTGTTTTGGTTTGGATCAGATCTGCCTTGTGCTGTGActacatttttttgtttatccaTAGGCCTCCTGGCATAGATCATGCAGTTTTGGAGGACCACTGCTGCGTTGCCAAATATGAAATCTACTGTTCCATAGATGTAGCATTCTTTGTAGAATTGTCGCTGCGAGTGGACATAGAGGGTGTCTTGGTATCCTTCAAAGGAGCATTGGTAGAAGACAGAGAGGTCGGAGCCTGACCGGAGCGCCACTGCTTGGTGATTCTGTGGACCGGCCGTGTTGCGGAATGTGATGCCACGGGCTATGAAACCTTCACCAGTCACAGCTGAAAGAAAAAACCAAGTAATGAAATTAGTGAAGACTCGTATGGCTTTGTTAGGGATGTGCCAAAAAAACTGATAAAGCGATCAATCGGTAAATATCGGATCAAACCATATCAGATTAAGTcagttttatcaaaattttaaattattcccACATATTATTGCTTCgattgtttgtatttttattcttaaacatAATAATGCGATCATGCTGATCATTTGCATTCATGATAAATGTGAAGAGAAAATGTATGACCCAACTTGCCCCAGATGAAATTAACTGAACTGAATCAAATCCAGTCCCAATTAAGTCTTTAATTTGGTCAAAAAATTAGTTAGTTCTAAtaaattccaatttaattaaaaccgaccaaaagaaaaattgtCACTTCAAGGTAAGACTATTTGCATACCATGTGTATTCAAAGAGGTAGTATATACGATAAGAAAATGTTAGTGTTCTTTTTGAGTTGTAGACATTTAGGGGGTTTACAAGCATGTTagactaagctaaaacatctaCAGGCATTGAATATCATGGGCAACATctttgtttcaaatttcaaccgagttttaattgtatatagATAGAGGGAGAAAAAAGGCAAAGCTTCCATTGATTAGGTTGTCCATTTTTTCCTCTAGACATTCACACCTGATATTGATTGCTTGGAAAATCCATGCAATTCTTTTGTCAAGATAATAAAGGTCGCCTTAATTAGTAATCTAGAACGCTTGACCTTTTGGGCATTTGACCATTTGAAAACCGATGGGATTCATAATACTCGAATCCACCATGTGAAGTAATACAGAGAAAATAACATGATGCTTTTCTAAAACACCTGAAAACAAGATTTGCAGtcactatttttttaatcctactatatgataataataattgaatgtTAGAGACTTGCATTTTACTCTTGAAATATGAAGGGAAATTTAAAAAGACTGAAAAGAAGAGAGGTGTCTTACCAACTGTGGCAGAGTTGAAGGTGGTGAAGCCTCCTCCAACGCTGCGGCTGCCAGTAATAATGGTGTTCCTCAGCCCATCACCCACCAGCATTATATTCTTCATTTTGTTCCCAATCTCTATATTCTCCTTGTACACTCCTTTCTTCACATGTATCACATACCTCCCACTCCCACTCCTCTTCGCTGCTGCTTCAATCGCCGCCTTTATGGTCTTATAATTCCCTGATCCATCCGGGGCCACCACTAGGTTTGCCTTTGCCGCCGTCGACGTTGACTGCAAAAGCCTCCTATCCCCAGCTTTAACCCAACTGGGAAACCCTTCTTTGTATGTATGTTTCTCGGGAATATCATTTTTCATAGCTAAACTGTTGCTGATCAGCTTTGACACATTGTTGGACATGAGAGGCAACACGAAGTCTGAAACGCCGAGCTCCACGAAACCTGCCCGACATGTGTCGAGGTTTGTCAAGGCTGTGCTGAGCCAAGTTTGCTGGTCAAAGTCTGTGCACTTGGTTGCAGGGTCCAGGGTTTGGTTGAGTTGTTGAATGGTGTCTTGATACTGCTTCAAGCAATCAGCCCATGCAGCCTTCTCGCGCTCGTTGCGGCACTTGGACCCCAGCCACTTGTTGTGGCTCTGCGCGGTGAGGGCTCGCTCCATGGCCACCTCCATAGCCATCTTTCGGAACTCGGACTTCTGCTTGGGCGCATTGTACTTGTGCCCACCATGGCTCATGAAGTACTTGCAAGGTGCCGGATATGGCGTTTTGTCGCACCACCAGTTGACGTCGCCGGAGTCAGAAGCCAATAGGGTGGAAGAGAAAAATGACAAAGAGAGCATAAAAATTGCGAATAACTCGAGCTTTATCGCCATTACAGGGGTTGTATTTCTCTAGGTTGCAGTGGCTGTGGCTCTGGTGACGGGCTTGTTTATATAGATAGTGAAGTGATGGGATACAGGTTGGCTTGTTTTGAATATGACTATGAGGaatatgcaaataaaaaaactcatgGAGATATTGAACCCTTGTACAGGAATGAGGAATCATTGTTCGGTCCTCTGTTTATGACTTTTTATATTCAGCTGTATTCAAAAGCGTGTACATACATCTACATACCAATCATGATAatttaatgtaataaaataatattaaaattattaaataactcTTTaatacatatgtatatatacttCTTTGActaaatattatcataaattagATGAAAAATACTAAGATAGCTATTGATAATGTAGAATAAGTTAGATAACGTTTATCCGCGTTTGACAAAAGGTAGCAGGGAAAAGCAGCATGAAACAGTTTGGTGAGGCTGCCAGTTGTGGAGCGTAGGATATGTTGGACTTTTTCAAATAGTTGACTTTGGACTTTGATGGGCGGCTCCAAACGCGTCGCCCTAACAACtgttgattgattgattgatattCAAACGTGCACGGTGTTCCAATCAAAGGCGGTGATCACTTGAAAAGTTCTACCGTGAAGTTTCCATGCACCCATACATTATTCTCCATCTTTTACACTCACCACCTTTTCTTCCATCCTTGAATATTTCAAGCTTTGTTGCGGCTACGACATTTGGCTATAGTTAGAAAAACAGAGaaaggagaaaacaaaaatgtaatagttctcttctattttctgcattaaagaaaaaagtagATTAGATTATTTAGGGATACAATTGCTCTTTATATAGAGATTTGGAAAGAGTGGAATAGAAAGTTATTAAACTCTACAAGATTCATTTTACATCATATTTAAGAGATTTTTTTGGTTCCgatgaaaaaaaacaatatcacTTAATCATTATCAAACTGACTGTTAAACAATTTAACTTTTTCATTAGCTTATTTTAACAACTTAATCTCTAATTACTTAAAACTcgtttgttaataattttaaaaagtacttttaatatttttaatacttgaaaatttttattatttaagtaccagaaatattaaaaacgttttttaaaattacttgtAAACGCACTTTTAATTTCTAACTATTGTCATAAATCAattaaaggataatataaaGGTATAATGAAATTCTGATCTGAAATGTTTTGAATCAAGCAATTAGTCtttatgttaattaattttacaGAAAAGAATTTTGAGcctcaaatttttcattttttcgtACAATTGCTTTATGACCTTAtgatgtataaaaaatattaatgatattaatgtTAAAAGCAAGCTGAAAGACATTTTGAACATCGTTTTCATACATGAATTTTTAAAGTCAAAGTTTAGAAATTATCGTTACATCTATATAGAATCCCTATGTGttagaatattattattaaaataaaaatatatatgacaaGTGGGATTTATAAACAacacttctcattttttttatcataaaatctattgggtagaagaaaaaaattaagaaatgtttaaaattttaatttatttttatttttcatcctgCAATCATCATTCATCACCTACCACTGTCGCCATTaataaaatgactaaaaatacTAAGCATAGctataaaaatcatgaaattaaatatgaattataaaaatatttatttaaatataaattattttatggaAGTCAACTCTCACCCACTTCATCtaatcaatcaaaatataaaaatgttattatcatCAACACTAATTATGAATCCCATTATTAACTTCCGCTGTGGACCAATCTAGGGATTGCTATTGAACTCCATGATATAGGATTAGGCCTAAGAAATACTACATATTTATACAATTGTACATGTACAATCATCGAAATTCACTATGTAtaacaaatttgattttctgCCACAAACCTAATTTTGTCTCCAAAGATCATTTTGGAAGATGAAATCCCTTTTTGTTGCTAAAAAGTTGCATGAATTTGTGCTCTATATGACAACAAATTTTGcataatgaaaaatcattttgttgTGTAAAATATTTAGGGAGACCATATATTATAGTTTCCTCGGGAGAAATAAAACAGTGGGCTACACAATACATTTTTGTTGCACAATATTTGTTGAGATGAAAGTTTGACAATTGGAGGCAGACTGCTTTTCATCTTGAAAAAATGTCCTCTACTTTGAACAACAAAATCCTATTTTGTTATAGAAAACTAACTAATGgacaatgaaatatttttattacaaaaaacaTATGGAGACGAAATTTTGACCATGGGAGACACAATAAATTAATACCTGaaaaattgcttttattttttgaaataaaaaaatcattttacc
It encodes:
- the LOC117933126 gene encoding probable pectinesterase/pectinesterase inhibitor 17 produces the protein MAIKLELFAIFMLSLSFFSSTLLASDSGDVNWWCDKTPYPAPCKYFMSHGGHKYNAPKQKSEFRKMAMEVAMERALTAQSHNKWLGSKCRNEREKAAWADCLKQYQDTIQQLNQTLDPATKCTDFDQQTWLSTALTNLDTCRAGFVELGVSDFVLPLMSNNVSKLISNSLAMKNDIPEKHTYKEGFPSWVKAGDRRLLQSTSTAAKANLVVAPDGSGNYKTIKAAIEAAAKRSGSGRYVIHVKKGVYKENIEIGNKMKNIMLVGDGLRNTIITGSRSVGGGFTTFNSATVAVTGEGFIARGITFRNTAGPQNHQAVALRSGSDLSVFYQCSFEGYQDTLYVHSQRQFYKECYIYGTVDFIFGNAAVVLQNCMIYARRPMDKQKNVVTAQGRSDPNQNTGISIHNSRVMAATDLKPVLSSFKTFLGRPWKEYSRTVYLGTYLDTLVDSAGWLEWDGNFALNTLYYGEYKNFGPGSSTSGRVKWRGYRVITSATEASKFSVANFIAGQSWLPATGVPFRSGL